The following coding sequences are from one Paenibacillus sp. JDR-2 window:
- a CDS encoding branched-chain amino acid ABC transporter permease, producing MSLILQLIISGLAVGCLYAVIALGYSLTYVVNGTLNMSQGQLVMVGGVLLFGFSEHAGLPFPLAFAASILLVALLNLVIERLAIRKFDKGANSVEWVLSTIAVGIIIQDVALYFNGPDEGVVPSPAGSGMLRIMDAGIYWKEFIFFPIVGALLALLILFYQKSHWGLWLRATADNRTAVEMMGINSGRVVAVAYVLSGLLAGIGGALMSTNYAVSVDVGLPLGLKAISVAILAGVNNPKGIVGTGLLLGVAEVFIGQYISTAFREMFVYGIVILVLYWKPMGLFNVRKTVVKV from the coding sequence ATGTCGCTTATCTTGCAATTAATCATCAGTGGTCTTGCGGTCGGCTGCCTCTATGCCGTTATCGCGCTTGGCTACAGCTTAACCTATGTCGTAAACGGTACTCTCAATATGTCGCAAGGCCAGCTCGTCATGGTAGGGGGAGTTCTGCTGTTTGGTTTCTCCGAGCATGCGGGGCTGCCGTTTCCCCTCGCGTTTGCTGCTTCGATCCTGCTGGTAGCCTTGCTGAATCTCGTGATCGAGAGGCTGGCGATACGCAAGTTCGATAAGGGTGCGAATTCGGTTGAGTGGGTACTCAGCACAATCGCGGTCGGCATTATTATTCAGGACGTTGCCCTCTATTTCAATGGTCCGGATGAAGGGGTCGTCCCTTCTCCGGCAGGCAGCGGCATGCTTCGCATTATGGATGCCGGCATCTATTGGAAGGAGTTTATTTTCTTCCCTATCGTTGGCGCGCTGCTCGCCTTGTTAATCCTGTTTTATCAAAAGTCGCATTGGGGCTTATGGCTGCGCGCAACAGCGGATAACCGGACAGCCGTTGAGATGATGGGCATAAATAGCGGGCGTGTCGTAGCCGTTGCTTATGTATTAAGCGGATTGCTAGCGGGTATTGGCGGGGCTTTAATGTCTACGAACTATGCCGTATCCGTCGATGTAGGCTTGCCGCTTGGTCTAAAAGCCATCTCCGTCGCTATTCTGGCCGGCGTCAATAATCCCAAAGGAATCGTAGGAACGGGGTTGCTGCTTGGCGTCGCCGAGGTGTTTATCGGCCAATATATCTCTACCGCATTCCGGGAAATGTTCGTGTATGGCATCGTTATTCTCGTGTTGTATTGGAAACCGATGGGACTGTTTAACGTCCGGAAAACAGTCGTCAAAGTATAG
- a CDS encoding ABC transporter permease subunit, with product MNDSRKSIIFRRSALWGGLLAAAALASASWTADTYMLNLFFTIGIYVIACVGMNILVGYCGIVSIGHAGLMAAGAYTSAYASTHYGLNFWLSALAGIAVSLIIGSLIAIPTIKAGGVYLSMITIAFGVVVHEALIRWDGVTGGPLGISGVPKPKLGGYTFDLQSMYLLAVAVAVGALILAYNIRRSAWGRSMIATKENEIAAASLGIRKFKPQYVGFAVSAVLAGLAGTLYAHTNSFISPDTYHFQASVQLVLIVILGGSGRLLGPIIGAIILVFLPEVLEMEKLRMALYGTIMFAVLYFLPKGIMGTMNDWLEARFGLKLRSQEADRIGGTADYSLPFANDRKKGRFPEAALRLEGINKSFGGLQALKEVSVEIKAGTIHSLVGPNGAGKTTLLNVISGLYTPEQGAMELHGASLSGSLSSVSGLGIARTFQHSRLFKELTVLENVMTGMTVKARTGLGAAFLRTPAQRRREAELQEKAHRLLDLIGYDGNRHMSASQLPYGHQRMIEIARALATEPSVLLLDEPAAGMTAAEIKQLEELLQRLVGYDLTIVLIEHHMDFVQRVSDTVTVLDFGKVIGTGNPAQLLSDPRVIQAYLGKEEVAADAER from the coding sequence ATGAATGATAGCAGGAAAAGTATAATCTTCCGCAGGTCAGCTCTATGGGGCGGACTGCTTGCCGCAGCGGCGCTTGCCTCTGCTTCATGGACGGCTGATACATATATGCTGAACTTGTTTTTTACAATCGGCATTTATGTGATTGCGTGTGTCGGCATGAATATTCTGGTCGGCTATTGCGGGATTGTCTCCATCGGCCATGCCGGATTGATGGCGGCGGGAGCGTATACCTCGGCTTATGCCAGTACGCATTACGGATTGAACTTCTGGCTGTCCGCGCTTGCCGGAATTGCGGTTTCTTTAATCATCGGCAGCTTGATTGCCATTCCTACAATAAAAGCGGGCGGCGTGTACCTCTCCATGATTACCATCGCCTTCGGGGTTGTTGTGCATGAAGCGTTAATCAGATGGGATGGGGTTACCGGCGGGCCGCTTGGCATATCGGGCGTTCCGAAGCCAAAGCTTGGCGGTTATACCTTTGATCTGCAGAGCATGTATCTGCTCGCAGTGGCGGTTGCTGTCGGGGCTCTTATCCTCGCTTACAATATACGGCGATCCGCTTGGGGGAGATCCATGATTGCCACGAAGGAAAACGAGATAGCCGCAGCTTCCTTGGGCATTCGAAAATTCAAGCCGCAATACGTCGGATTTGCCGTCAGTGCGGTTCTAGCGGGTCTTGCCGGTACGCTGTATGCCCATACGAACAGCTTTATCAGTCCGGATACGTATCATTTCCAAGCTTCGGTTCAGCTTGTGCTTATCGTGATCTTAGGCGGCTCCGGAAGATTGCTTGGGCCCATCATAGGCGCCATTATATTGGTCTTCCTGCCTGAGGTACTGGAGATGGAAAAGCTTCGCATGGCGCTGTATGGGACGATCATGTTTGCGGTTCTTTATTTTCTCCCGAAAGGCATTATGGGAACGATGAACGATTGGCTGGAAGCGCGGTTTGGCTTAAAGCTTCGTTCGCAGGAAGCTGATCGAATCGGCGGTACGGCTGATTATAGCTTACCGTTCGCAAACGATAGGAAAAAGGGCAGATTCCCGGAAGCCGCACTCCGCCTAGAGGGCATTAATAAGTCGTTTGGCGGTCTACAGGCATTAAAAGAAGTTTCGGTTGAGATAAAAGCCGGCACGATCCATTCCCTTGTTGGACCCAACGGTGCCGGGAAAACGACGCTCCTGAATGTAATCTCCGGCTTGTATACGCCTGAACAAGGGGCAATGGAGCTGCATGGAGCTTCTCTCTCCGGTTCGCTGTCGTCGGTATCCGGGTTAGGTATTGCCCGGACCTTCCAGCATTCCCGGCTGTTCAAAGAACTGACCGTTCTTGAAAATGTCATGACGGGGATGACCGTTAAAGCGAGGACGGGGCTTGGAGCGGCATTCCTAAGGACACCTGCGCAACGCCGCAGGGAAGCGGAACTGCAGGAAAAGGCGCATCGGTTGCTTGATCTGATTGGTTATGACGGGAACCGGCATATGTCCGCCAGCCAATTGCCGTATGGTCATCAGCGAATGATAGAGATTGCAAGGGCGCTTGCGACAGAGCCAAGCGTATTGCTGCTCGACGAGCCGGCTGCCGGCATGACGGCAGCCGAAATCAAGCAGCTGGAGGAGCTTCTTCAGAGACTTGTTGGTTATGACCTGACGATTGTGCTGATCGAGCATCATATGGATTTTGTTCAGCGCGTCTCCGATACCGTCACTGTTCTGGATTTCGGTAAAGTCATTGGGACGGGTAACCCTGCCCAGCTGCTGAGCGATCCGCGGGTCATACAGGCGTATTTAGGCAAAGAGGAGGTTGCTGCGGATGCTGAGCGTTAA